One segment of bacterium DNA contains the following:
- a CDS encoding cupin domain-containing protein: protein MLARDYKEVVQDDVDAEGAAGVKIRWIITKEDGAPNFAMREFELAPGGHTPYHAHGWEHEVFVLAGEGVAVGDAEEFPLEPGTVVLVPPNEKHNFQNTGAEVLRFLCVVPHGAA, encoded by the coding sequence ATGTTAGCTCGAGATTACAAAGAGGTCGTGCAAGACGACGTCGACGCGGAGGGCGCGGCCGGCGTCAAGATCCGCTGGATTATTACGAAAGAGGACGGCGCGCCCAACTTCGCGATGCGCGAGTTCGAGCTGGCGCCGGGAGGCCACACGCCCTACCACGCCCACGGCTGGGAGCACGAGGTATTCGTCCTGGCCGGCGAAGGCGTTGCGGTCGGCGACGCGGAGGAATTCCCGCTCGAGCCGGGTACCGTCGTCCTCGTCCCGCCCAATGAAAAACATAACTTCCAAAATACCGGCGCGGAGGTTTTACGGTTCCTCTGCGTCGTGCCGCACGGCGCCGCCTAG